The Cumulibacter manganitolerans genome window below encodes:
- a CDS encoding CPBP family intramembrane glutamic endopeptidase: protein MRGYRREVWLVLGLSLGQSAVYSIVSIVAKLTESTPLSQQTTTLNESRSVRPLLDLTYQLLGIGFALVPVALALYLLSRDGGAVPARERLGLDVPDGRRAAADAGWGAALAALIGIPGLGFYFLAQHLGVNTTVAPSGLSAYWWTVPVLVLSALQNAVLEEVVVVGFLMTRLRQVGWPLGWVIAASALLRGSYHLYQGFGGFLGNCVMGAVFAWWFHKRGRVLPLVAAHWLLDICAFVGYQLLR, encoded by the coding sequence GTGCGGGGCTACCGGCGTGAGGTCTGGTTGGTGCTCGGCCTCTCCCTCGGCCAGTCGGCCGTCTACTCGATCGTCAGCATCGTCGCCAAGCTGACCGAGTCGACGCCGCTGTCCCAGCAGACGACCACGCTGAACGAGTCCCGGTCCGTGCGCCCGTTGCTCGACCTCACCTACCAGCTGCTGGGCATCGGGTTCGCGCTCGTCCCGGTCGCGCTCGCGCTCTATCTCCTCTCCCGCGACGGCGGCGCGGTACCGGCGCGCGAGCGTCTGGGCCTCGACGTCCCCGACGGACGGCGCGCCGCCGCGGACGCCGGATGGGGCGCGGCGCTCGCGGCGCTGATCGGGATCCCGGGTCTCGGCTTCTACTTCCTCGCCCAGCACCTCGGGGTCAACACGACCGTCGCGCCGAGCGGGCTGTCGGCGTACTGGTGGACCGTCCCGGTGCTCGTGCTCAGCGCGCTGCAGAATGCCGTGCTCGAGGAGGTCGTCGTGGTCGGGTTCCTGATGACCCGGCTGCGGCAGGTCGGCTGGCCCCTCGGGTGGGTGATCGCGGCCTCCGCGCTGCTGCGCGGGTCGTACCACCTGTACCAGGGATTCGGTGGGTTCCTCGGCAACTGCGTCATGGGTGCGGTGTTCGCCTGGTGGTTCCACAAGCGCGGCAGGGTGCTGCCGCTCGTGGCGGCCCACTGGCTGCTCGACATCTGCGCATTCGTGGGATACCAGCTGCTCCGCTGA
- a CDS encoding aquaporin, protein MNAVRSYVAEFIGTAVLMIGGVGTAVLAGHNVGPVGVALGFGLTLIFLVYAIGPISGCHVNPAVTLGLLVTGKIALLDAVAYVIAQLLGAIAGAAVIFGIAQGNPSYSRAADGLAANGWGTHSPEGFSMSSAFGTEVALTFLLVFVVLAATDRIGTAALAGLAIGVTMTVCYLVGIPVDGASVNPARSLGSAVLAGGGSLGQLWLFLVAPAIGGVVGALVYNLVFGQDPVGYEGELNVDGRPDGDPLDRTPGTRDDLVAGHADRAGRPEPGPGVV, encoded by the coding sequence ATGAACGCCGTCCGCAGCTACGTCGCCGAGTTCATCGGAACCGCCGTCCTGATGATCGGCGGTGTCGGCACCGCGGTGCTCGCCGGCCACAACGTCGGTCCCGTCGGCGTCGCGCTGGGCTTCGGGCTGACGCTGATCTTCCTGGTCTACGCGATCGGCCCGATCTCCGGCTGCCACGTCAACCCGGCCGTGACCCTCGGCCTGCTGGTCACCGGCAAGATCGCGCTGCTGGACGCCGTCGCGTACGTGATCGCGCAGCTGCTCGGCGCGATCGCCGGCGCGGCGGTGATCTTCGGGATCGCGCAGGGCAACCCGTCGTACAGCCGAGCGGCCGACGGTCTGGCCGCGAACGGGTGGGGCACGCACAGCCCCGAGGGCTTCAGCATGTCCTCGGCGTTCGGCACCGAGGTCGCGTTGACCTTCCTGCTGGTGTTCGTGGTGCTGGCCGCGACCGACCGGATCGGGACGGCGGCGCTCGCCGGTCTGGCGATCGGCGTGACCATGACCGTCTGCTACCTCGTCGGGATTCCGGTCGACGGGGCGTCGGTCAACCCGGCCCGCTCCCTGGGATCCGCGGTGCTCGCCGGCGGCGGGTCCCTCGGCCAGCTCTGGTTGTTCCTGGTGGCGCCCGCCATCGGCGGCGTCGTGGGGGCGCTGGTCTACAACCTGGTCTTCGGACAGGATCCCGTCGGCTACGAGGGCGAGCTGAACGTCGACGGCCGCCCCGACGGCGACCCGCTCGACCGGACCCCCGGGACGCGGGACGACCTCGTCGCCGGGCACGCCGATCGCGCGGGCCGGCCGGAGCCGGGCCCCGGCGTCGTCTGA
- a CDS encoding prephenate dehydrogenase produces MPTAPPVAIIGLGLIGGSLALRLRAAGSEVWAHDTSAETLEAAGVHDIRPFPGLEGMLAALPDGSLVVVATPLEDAVALMPVLALLTDDQVTITDVVSVKSAVLEAARAAGLADRYVGAHPMAGTTESGFAAAGADLLREATWVVALEDDTDLDRWVQVCRLALGAGGRVVPTDAEWHDHAAAWISHLPHVLAEVLAANVEPRGLAGALAAGSYRDATRVAGTRPELVAAMLNGNRRMLTEVLESFLDQLEQATVAVRDGSVADLVARGYEHRRQWQARRDGSASTTPVRIPLGDPGARQRLREVGAAGGFIVSHEDGAVTALA; encoded by the coding sequence ATGCCCACCGCTCCCCCTGTCGCGATCATCGGCCTCGGCCTCATCGGCGGCTCGCTGGCGCTGCGGTTGCGCGCGGCCGGGAGCGAGGTGTGGGCGCACGACACCTCGGCCGAGACACTGGAAGCGGCGGGCGTGCACGACATCCGGCCGTTCCCGGGGCTCGAGGGCATGCTCGCCGCGCTCCCGGACGGGTCGCTCGTCGTGGTCGCCACCCCGCTCGAGGACGCCGTCGCGCTGATGCCGGTGCTCGCCTTGCTGACCGATGATCAGGTCACCATCACCGACGTGGTGTCGGTCAAGTCCGCCGTGCTGGAGGCGGCCCGCGCGGCGGGCCTTGCCGACCGGTACGTCGGCGCCCACCCGATGGCCGGCACCACCGAGTCGGGATTCGCCGCGGCCGGCGCCGACCTGCTGCGCGAGGCGACCTGGGTGGTCGCCCTGGAGGACGACACCGACCTGGACCGCTGGGTGCAGGTCTGCCGCCTCGCGCTCGGCGCGGGCGGCCGCGTCGTACCCACGGACGCGGAATGGCACGACCACGCCGCGGCCTGGATCAGCCACCTGCCGCACGTGCTCGCCGAGGTGCTCGCGGCAAACGTGGAGCCGCGCGGGCTGGCCGGCGCGCTGGCCGCAGGTTCCTACCGCGACGCGACGCGGGTGGCGGGCACCCGGCCCGAGCTGGTCGCCGCGATGCTCAACGGCAACCGCCGGATGCTCACCGAGGTGCTCGAGAGCTTCCTCGATCAGCTCGAGCAGGCCACCGTCGCCGTCCGCGACGGGTCGGTCGCCGACCTGGTCGCGCGCGGCTACGAGCACCGCCGGCAGTGGCAGGCTCGTCGCGACGGCTCCGCGTCCACGACCCCGGTCAGGATCCCCCTCGGCGATCCCGGCGCGCGGCAGCGGCTGCGGGAGGTCGGGGCCGCCGGCGGTTTCATCGTTTCGCATGAGGACGGCGCGGTCACTGCACTAGCCTGA
- a CDS encoding nucleoside deaminase, with product MPTPYDAPMRLAIDEARSAPAHDDVPIGAVVLGPDGAVAGVGHNTRERDQDPTGHAELTALRGAARAAGAWRLTGHTLVVTIEPCTMCAGAAVLARVDRIVFGALEPKTGAVVSLWDVVRDPRLNHRPEVRGPWDLSPDVAAAAAGLLVDFFAVRRGDPG from the coding sequence ATGCCCACGCCGTACGACGCCCCGATGCGGCTCGCGATCGACGAGGCGCGGTCGGCGCCGGCGCACGACGACGTGCCGATCGGCGCCGTCGTCCTCGGGCCGGACGGCGCCGTCGCGGGCGTCGGGCACAACACCCGGGAACGCGATCAGGACCCCACCGGGCACGCGGAGCTCACCGCCCTGCGGGGGGCCGCTCGGGCGGCCGGTGCCTGGCGGCTGACCGGTCACACCCTGGTCGTCACTATCGAGCCGTGCACGATGTGCGCGGGGGCGGCGGTGCTGGCTCGGGTGGACCGGATCGTGTTCGGCGCCCTCGAGCCGAAGACCGGTGCCGTCGTGTCGCTGTGGGACGTCGTGCGCGACCCCCGGCTCAACCACCGACCCGAGGTGCGCGGCCCGTGGGACCTCTCGCCCGACGTGGCCGCCGCTGCCGCCGGCCTCCTGGTCGACTTCTTCGCGGTCCGCCGCGGCGACCCGGGCTAG
- the ypfJ gene encoding KPN_02809 family neutral zinc metallopeptidase — translation MEFNSDARVDTSQIEDARGRGGGGGGGGFGLPGGIPLPTGAGGNMGCLGVVGIIIFLAIQFFTSGSGGTGGGFDPQGGNGVSTQNLSAGDTGADIQSCNTDPNFLKRDDCRLALIINSVNAFWTQYLPQATPQKVQYRTAVTQLYTQGTQTGCGQATSAVGPFYCPNDEKAYIDMSFFSNELQQLGATNTEFVQAYVVAHEYGHHIQNILGILQQGQQMDQSGPSSGAVRIELMADCLAGVWANHATGTTDSSGVKIIKSISDQDIQSGLDAATKIGDDHIQQQTQGQVNPESFTHGTSKQRYNWFKKGIDTGELGQCDTFSGGI, via the coding sequence ATGGAATTCAACAGCGACGCCCGCGTCGATACCTCGCAGATCGAGGACGCCCGCGGCCGCGGCGGTGGAGGCGGCGGAGGCGGCTTCGGGCTGCCGGGCGGAATCCCGCTGCCGACCGGCGCCGGGGGCAACATGGGCTGCCTGGGCGTCGTCGGCATCATCATCTTCCTCGCGATCCAGTTCTTCACCAGCGGCAGCGGCGGCACCGGCGGCGGGTTCGACCCCCAGGGTGGCAACGGCGTGTCCACGCAGAACCTCAGCGCGGGCGACACCGGAGCCGACATCCAGTCGTGCAACACCGACCCGAACTTCCTCAAGCGTGACGACTGCCGGCTCGCGCTGATCATCAACAGCGTCAACGCGTTCTGGACGCAGTACCTGCCGCAGGCCACGCCGCAGAAGGTGCAGTACCGCACCGCCGTGACCCAGCTCTACACCCAGGGCACGCAGACCGGCTGCGGGCAGGCGACGTCCGCGGTCGGACCCTTCTACTGCCCGAACGACGAGAAGGCGTACATCGACATGTCGTTCTTCTCCAACGAGCTGCAGCAGCTGGGTGCGACCAATACGGAGTTCGTGCAGGCGTACGTCGTGGCGCACGAGTACGGCCACCACATCCAGAACATCCTCGGGATCCTGCAGCAGGGTCAGCAGATGGACCAGTCCGGCCCGAGCTCGGGCGCCGTCCGCATCGAGCTGATGGCCGACTGCCTCGCCGGCGTCTGGGCCAACCACGCCACCGGGACGACGGACTCCTCCGGCGTGAAGATCATCAAGTCGATCAGCGACCAGGACATCCAGTCCGGGCTGGACGCCGCGACGAAGATCGGCGACGACCACATCCAGCAGCAGACGCAGGGCCAGGTCAATCCGGAATCGTTCACCCACGGCACCTCGAAGCAGCGCTACAACTGGTTCAAGAAGGGCATCGACACCGGCGAGCTCGGCCAGTGCGACACCTTCTCCGGCGGCATCTAG
- a CDS encoding PaaI family thioesterase → MPVMSAAEFNAKSQGRFPGHIGYQATESTKGRAVAHFTIEPHHLAPNGYLHAGSVVTLADTACGMGARGVLPDGATGFTTIELKSNHLSTAREGTVEVVATAIHAGRTTQVWDAVVTHVDTGRKLALFRCTQAVLWS, encoded by the coding sequence ATGCCAGTCATGTCCGCCGCAGAGTTCAACGCCAAGTCGCAGGGCCGCTTCCCCGGCCACATCGGCTACCAGGCGACCGAGAGCACCAAGGGCCGCGCCGTCGCCCATTTCACGATCGAGCCGCACCACCTCGCACCCAACGGCTACCTGCACGCCGGGTCCGTCGTGACGCTCGCCGACACGGCCTGCGGCATGGGCGCCCGCGGCGTCCTGCCCGACGGCGCGACGGGCTTCACCACCATCGAGCTGAAGAGCAACCACCTCTCCACCGCCCGCGAGGGGACCGTCGAGGTGGTCGCGACCGCCATCCATGCCGGGCGCACCACGCAGGTGTGGGACGCCGTGGTCACGCACGTCGACACCGGGCGCAAGCTCGCGCTGTTCCGCTGCACCCAGGCGGTGCTCTGGTCGTAG